In Cetobacterium somerae ATCC BAA-474, a genomic segment contains:
- a CDS encoding ABC transporter permease: MNLSKNTNLKIGLSIIGVLFFFMILSIFWTPYNPYLIDELNRLKPPSFSHILGTDQLGRDILSRVMVASQGAFYVGFISVLIGGIIGSFLGTISGYFSNWIDEIISKIIDAFMSIPSILFLLVFITIFGKDLKNTAISIGILNIPTFFRISRSKVMEIKNLPYITWARIIGVKEIQIIFSHIFPNILSTLIVVGALSFSTAILTEASLSYLGMGANPPEPTWGEIIYRAQEYITTNPFYAFVPGVLISLVAIGFNLLGEGIKEYIKK, from the coding sequence ATGAATCTATCTAAAAATACTAACTTAAAAATTGGTTTATCTATTATTGGTGTTCTTTTCTTTTTTATGATTTTAAGTATATTTTGGACTCCATATAATCCATACTTAATTGATGAGTTAAATAGATTAAAACCGCCATCTTTTTCCCATATATTAGGAACTGATCAGTTGGGAAGAGATATTTTATCTAGAGTTATGGTTGCTTCTCAAGGAGCTTTTTATGTTGGTTTTATTTCTGTTCTTATTGGTGGAATTATCGGAAGTTTTTTAGGAACTATATCGGGGTATTTCTCCAACTGGATTGATGAAATAATCTCTAAAATAATTGATGCTTTTATGTCTATTCCATCTATCTTATTTTTATTAGTTTTTATAACCATATTTGGAAAAGATCTTAAAAACACAGCCATTTCAATTGGCATTTTAAATATTCCTACTTTTTTCAGAATTAGCAGAAGTAAAGTTATGGAAATTAAAAATCTACCATATATAACTTGGGCTAGAATAATAGGGGTTAAAGAGATTCAAATTATTTTTTCACATATTTTTCCAAATATACTATCTACATTAATTGTTGTTGGTGCATTATCTTTTTCAACAGCAATTCTAACAGAAGCTAGTCTTAGTTATTTAGGAATGGGAGCTAATCCTCCTGAACCTACTTGGGGTGAGATTATTTACAGAGCTCAGGAGTATATAACAACAAATCCATTTTATGCTTTTGTTCCTGGAGTTTTAATTAGTTTAGTAGCTATTGGCTTTAATCTTCTTGGCGAAGGTATCAAAGAGTATATAAAAAAATAG
- a CDS encoding ABC transporter ATP-binding protein — protein MVILNVTNLSIEEISKINRVVVDEISFSLKKGEVLGIVGESGSGKTVTAMSLLNLLSDDLKISKGTINFLGTDICKASEKELEKIRGNSFSIIFQNPISSLNPLMKVGKQILEVIEKHQNLDKKQMLNRTFEVLSDVGFKDNFMEIYNKYPHELSGGQGQRIGIAMAIANNPKIIIADEPTTALDKNTQAQILNLLKEIQNKYQTSIILISHDLEIIKNFTDNALIMYFGQIVESGSTYDIFLNPNHHYTKGLLDSLPENFKKGESIKVMKGGIPNINDNIEGCFFSPRCPAAIENCKKNRIMYNFDKKNHKGIRCINPLKEKNL, from the coding sequence ATGGTTATTTTAAATGTTACAAATCTATCCATAGAGGAGATTTCAAAAATTAATAGAGTTGTTGTTGATGAAATATCTTTCTCTTTAAAAAAGGGTGAAGTTCTAGGAATAGTTGGTGAAAGTGGAAGTGGTAAAACTGTTACAGCAATGAGTCTTTTAAATTTATTATCAGATGATTTAAAAATTTCAAAAGGAACCATTAATTTTTTAGGTACTGATATTTGTAAAGCTTCTGAAAAAGAACTTGAAAAAATTAGAGGTAATAGTTTTTCTATTATATTTCAAAATCCAATTAGTTCATTAAATCCTCTAATGAAAGTTGGAAAACAAATCTTAGAAGTAATTGAAAAACATCAAAATTTAGATAAAAAACAGATGTTAAATAGAACTTTTGAAGTTCTATCTGATGTTGGTTTTAAAGATAATTTTATGGAGATATATAATAAATATCCACATGAACTTAGTGGAGGACAGGGTCAAAGAATCGGTATTGCAATGGCAATTGCCAATAATCCCAAAATTATTATTGCAGATGAACCAACAACAGCACTTGATAAAAATACTCAAGCACAAATTTTAAATCTTTTAAAAGAGATTCAAAATAAATATCAAACTTCTATAATTCTAATATCTCATGATTTAGAGATTATTAAGAATTTTACTGACAATGCTTTAATTATGTATTTTGGACAAATTGTAGAAAGTGGTAGTACCTATGACATCTTTCTTAATCCTAATCATCACTATACTAAAGGACTTCTGGATTCTCTTCCTGAAAATTTTAAAAAAGGAGAGTCTATTAAAGTGATGAAAGGAGGAATCCCAAATATAAATGACAATATCGAAGGATGCTTTTTTTCTCCTAGATGTCCTGCTGCTATAGAGAATTGTAAAAAAAATAGAATTATGTATAATTTTGATAAAAAAAATCATAAAGGAATTCGATGTATCAATCCTTTAAAGGAAAAGAATCTATGA
- a CDS encoding ABC transporter ATP-binding protein, producing the protein MKNKIIFKIKNLNKKFKNSLVLNNVTFNIFEGETLGIVGPSGCGKSTFGKILLLLLSPDSGEIIYKNKNIFAYNKNEILEFRKDIQMVLQDPYLSLNPKKNIQWHLEEPLSVLNFPKHERLEKILSMLELVGLSRDYLNKYPNQLSGGQKQRVLILAALLINPKVIVLDESVSALDISVQAQILNLLSELQKKLNLTYIFISHDLNVVKYMCDRIISFENGKVIDI; encoded by the coding sequence ATGAAAAATAAAATAATCTTTAAAATAAAAAATCTAAACAAAAAATTTAAAAACTCTTTGGTTTTAAATAACGTTACTTTTAATATTTTTGAAGGTGAAACTCTTGGAATTGTAGGACCTAGTGGATGCGGCAAAAGTACTTTTGGAAAAATATTACTACTACTTTTATCACCTGATTCTGGTGAAATCATATATAAAAATAAAAATATATTTGCTTATAATAAAAATGAAATTTTAGAGTTTCGTAAAGATATTCAAATGGTCCTACAAGATCCCTATCTTTCTCTAAATCCTAAAAAAAATATTCAGTGGCATTTAGAAGAACCTTTATCTGTTTTAAATTTTCCTAAACATGAACGACTTGAAAAAATTCTTTCTATGTTAGAATTAGTTGGTTTATCTAGAGATTACTTAAATAAATATCCAAATCAGCTAAGTGGAGGACAAAAACAAAGAGTTTTAATTCTAGCAGCTCTACTTATAAATCCTAAAGTTATTGTTTTAGATGAATCTGTTTCAGCTTTAGATATCTCTGTTCAGGCTCAAATTCTAAATCTTTTAAGTGAGCTACAAAAAAAATTAAATCTAACATATATTTTTATATCTCATGATTTAAATGTTGTAAAGTATATGTGTGACCGTATTATTTCTTTTGAAAATGGAAAAGTTATAGATATATAA
- a CDS encoding FAD-binding protein — MKVNRCKLAILLASLMLMACGEKEKSIIGKGNGFSGEIKVNVITKGDKIENLELVSDNETSHIMSRSFPILKDRILKAQSPIVDSVSGATYTSLGVKRAVAAALKEGGKDFGRITVKTAGPEQPVAYLEPVSTDLVIVGGGPAGLAAAISAKEAGLNNIILIEKLDILSGNGKYDMNFYDLINSEAEKKAGVEDSVEKLIADNTNWMDTPERTRAQAEGASKLDSWLREMGVKLNHYYGKRGHMAEKDAYAGEEVQDGMEAKAKSLGIDIRTGTKGTDLIVENGAIKGVKVQNGNNFYDIKAKAVVMATGGFSSNKELLAKYSPGTEKLQTSNQLGATGDFIPVFEENNMQLANLDELNLFPFIVRTTRDLTGGGDGFMLVNAKGERFLNENISKNDRFKAAQTILAQPDGKAFYIYDQALYEASYRLQKHTAKGYHVKADTLEELAQKLGVPADKLVATRDHFNKAIRGEEEDPFRAKPFKREFRTEGPFYGVQVESAVHMTRGGVVANEKTEVLDVEGNVVPGVFAAGEVTNSSAAYSAAVIFGRIAGENAVKFINQQ; from the coding sequence ATGAAAGTAAACAGGTGTAAATTAGCAATTTTGTTAGCAAGTTTAATGTTAATGGCTTGCGGTGAGAAGGAAAAGTCTATTATAGGTAAAGGAAATGGATTTTCTGGAGAGATTAAAGTAAATGTAATCACAAAAGGAGATAAGATTGAAAATCTTGAATTAGTTTCAGATAATGAAACTTCACATATAATGTCAAGATCATTTCCAATTTTAAAAGATAGAATTTTAAAAGCTCAATCTCCAATAGTTGATAGTGTATCAGGAGCAACATACACATCTTTAGGAGTTAAAAGAGCAGTGGCTGCAGCATTAAAAGAGGGTGGAAAAGATTTTGGTAGAATAACTGTAAAAACAGCAGGACCAGAGCAACCAGTGGCATATTTAGAGCCAGTATCTACAGACCTAGTTATAGTTGGTGGAGGACCAGCAGGTCTTGCAGCAGCAATATCTGCAAAAGAAGCTGGATTAAATAATATAATATTAATTGAAAAATTAGATATATTAAGTGGAAATGGAAAGTACGATATGAATTTCTATGACTTAATTAATTCAGAAGCAGAGAAAAAAGCAGGTGTAGAGGATTCTGTTGAGAAATTAATTGCTGATAATACAAACTGGATGGATACTCCAGAAAGAACTAGAGCTCAAGCAGAAGGAGCTTCAAAATTAGATTCTTGGTTAAGAGAAATGGGAGTAAAATTAAATCATTATTACGGAAAAAGAGGGCATATGGCTGAAAAAGATGCTTATGCTGGAGAAGAAGTACAAGATGGAATGGAAGCAAAAGCTAAAAGTTTAGGTATAGATATAAGAACAGGGACAAAAGGAACAGATTTAATAGTAGAGAATGGAGCTATTAAAGGAGTTAAGGTTCAAAATGGAAATAACTTTTATGATATAAAGGCAAAAGCTGTTGTTATGGCAACTGGAGGATTTTCATCAAATAAGGAGTTGTTAGCTAAATACTCTCCTGGAACTGAAAAACTTCAAACTTCAAATCAACTTGGAGCAACGGGTGATTTTATTCCTGTATTTGAAGAAAATAATATGCAATTAGCTAATTTAGATGAACTAAATTTATTCCCATTTATAGTTAGAACTACTAGAGATTTAACTGGTGGTGGAGATGGATTTATGCTTGTAAATGCAAAGGGAGAAAGATTCTTAAATGAAAATATCTCTAAAAATGATAGATTTAAAGCTGCTCAAACAATATTAGCTCAACCAGATGGAAAGGCATTCTATATATATGATCAAGCTTTATATGAAGCAAGTTACCGTTTACAAAAGCACACTGCAAAAGGATATCATGTAAAGGCTGATACTTTAGAAGAATTAGCACAAAAATTAGGTGTACCAGCAGATAAGCTAGTAGCTACAAGAGATCATTTCAATAAAGCGATACGTGGAGAAGAAGAAGATCCATTTAGAGCAAAACCATTTAAAAGAGAGTTCAGAACAGAGGGACCATTCTATGGTGTTCAGGTTGAATCAGCTGTTCATATGACTAGAGGTGGAGTAGTAGCAAACGAAAAAACTGAAGTTTTAGATGTAGAAGGAAATGTAGTTCCAGGAGTATTCGCTGCAGGAGAAGTTACAAACAGTAGTGCTGCATACAGTGCTGCAGTTATATTTGGACGTATTGCAGGAGAGAACGCAGTTAAATTTATAAATCAACAATAA
- the pelG gene encoding exopolysaccharide Pel transporter PelG has translation MAGIGFELKNLFSEDNNTFQDIKAMAYSALIGVGPWLITVITLNILMFIGKQYILSRGERNLFMTGIVYSFIFSQLLTGAVQYLITRFISDCIYSGEQKKLKSTYIGTIKFITIISFFIGVLYFKGQDLSWFYIYTLTALFCFLSGIWVSMNYISAVKNYSYSILAYVIGNVVAVGLGGYILKYSNNEFFKNNLAYSIILAYTIGIGITFFMLFSYLTYIFEDSDESEFEFLRAFKRYTSLSFIGIFFNFGMWSHIFVNWIYGDSYRVGGVFLSSPLYEVAVFYAFFLTIPTMIYFLVFMETKFFPIYKRYYALLTLNGNLVDIDVEKKKMIDVLKEEIYYIMELQFFVSFSVALLSKVIFLKYGMDLYLLDLFRVMIFAAYCTVFISVYITIFLYFDSRKEALLISIVFFILSTFFSIITSLMGNEYTGLGFFVAAFLSLILSEIMLDRIAQELNYITFYKQNFSFNIKAPFLEKLEKILNRKLIFPLIIVILLFLSGCTSTHTKDGFNRKTKRNWNTMSYYNKEGYNYDGYNQEGINSRGFTKEGWNIYTDSPYDYFNFDFSGINSDTGKNIDERGFDYNGYNRITKSKYDKKGFDFQGLNKETKTEFDKNGWTWYGLNKETNNYYNKNGYNYEGYNEEGYNKSGYDKDGNKKPIEGFENENDASYENIYDKDGYDKNGYDENGVDREGFNRKGVYVGDEY, from the coding sequence ATGGCAGGAATAGGATTTGAGTTGAAAAATCTGTTTTCAGAGGATAATAATACGTTTCAAGATATAAAGGCCATGGCCTATTCAGCCCTTATTGGAGTAGGTCCATGGCTCATAACTGTTATAACTTTAAATATTCTTATGTTTATAGGAAAACAATATATTCTTTCAAGAGGAGAGAGAAATCTATTTATGACAGGAATAGTTTATTCGTTCATATTTTCTCAACTTTTAACTGGAGCAGTTCAATATTTAATAACGAGATTTATATCTGATTGTATATACTCAGGAGAACAAAAAAAATTAAAATCAACATATATAGGAACAATAAAATTTATAACTATAATATCATTTTTTATAGGTGTTTTATATTTTAAAGGACAGGATTTATCGTGGTTTTACATATATACATTAACTGCATTATTTTGTTTTTTATCAGGAATTTGGGTAAGTATGAATTATATATCAGCTGTAAAGAACTATAGTTATTCGATATTAGCTTATGTTATAGGAAATGTTGTAGCGGTAGGTTTAGGAGGATATATTTTAAAATATTCAAATAATGAATTTTTTAAAAATAATCTAGCTTATTCAATTATTTTAGCTTATACAATTGGAATAGGAATAACATTTTTTATGCTTTTTTCATATTTAACATATATATTTGAAGATTCAGATGAAAGTGAGTTTGAGTTTTTAAGAGCTTTCAAGAGATATACCTCTTTAAGTTTTATTGGAATATTTTTTAATTTTGGAATGTGGTCTCATATATTTGTAAATTGGATATATGGTGATTCATATAGAGTAGGAGGAGTATTTTTAAGCTCTCCATTATATGAGGTTGCAGTATTTTATGCTTTCTTTTTAACAATTCCAACTATGATTTATTTTTTAGTATTTATGGAAACTAAGTTTTTTCCAATTTATAAAAGATATTACGCTCTTCTAACTTTAAATGGAAACTTAGTAGATATAGATGTTGAAAAGAAAAAAATGATTGATGTATTAAAAGAGGAGATTTACTATATAATGGAGCTTCAATTTTTTGTTTCATTTTCAGTAGCTCTTTTATCTAAAGTAATATTTTTAAAATATGGAATGGATTTATATTTACTAGATCTATTTAGAGTCATGATTTTTGCAGCTTATTGTACGGTTTTTATATCTGTATATATAACTATATTTTTATATTTTGATTCTAGAAAAGAGGCGTTATTAATATCAATTGTATTTTTCATTTTAAGTACCTTTTTTTCAATAATAACATCATTAATGGGAAATGAATATACAGGACTTGGATTTTTTGTAGCAGCTTTTTTATCCCTTATTTTATCAGAAATAATGCTAGATAGAATAGCTCAAGAGTTAAATTATATTACTTTTTATAAGCAAAATTTTTCTTTTAATATTAAAGCTCCTTTTCTTGAGAAACTAGAAAAGATACTAAATCGCAAATTAATTTTTCCGCTAATAATAGTTATACTCTTATTTTTAAGTGGTTGTACAAGTACTCATACAAAAGATGGATTTAATAGAAAAACTAAAAGAAATTGGAATACAATGAGTTATTATAATAAAGAAGGATATAATTATGATGGATATAATCAAGAGGGAATTAATTCAAGAGGATTTACAAAAGAGGGATGGAACATATATACAGACTCACCGTATGACTATTTTAATTTTGATTTTAGTGGAATAAACAGTGATACAGGAAAAAATATTGACGAAAGAGGATTTGATTATAACGGATATAATAGAATAACTAAGTCTAAATATGATAAAAAAGGATTTGATTTTCAAGGGTTAAACAAGGAAACAAAAACAGAGTTTGATAAAAATGGATGGACGTGGTATGGTTTAAATAAAGAAACAAATAATTATTATAATAAGAATGGGTATAACTATGAAGGATATAATGAAGAGGGTTATAATAAAAGTGGTTATGATAAAGATGGAAACAAAAAACCAATAGAAGGTTTTGAAAATGAAAATGACGCGTCATATGAGAATATTTATGATAAAGATGGTTACGATAAAAATGGTTATGATGAAAATGGAGTAGATAGAGAAGGATTTAATAGAAAAGGAGTGTATGTTGGAGATGAATATTAA
- the pelF gene encoding GT4 family glycosyltransferase PelF, which produces MAKICLICEGSYPYVVGGVSSWIQDLVKSNEEHLFSIVCIIPNLDFAKIKYEIPKNVTEIKNIILDKNYEISPFKVFKNRFKFKKLEEEIEKILNFNNLDSEEVIKIIEKISDKKYGNPLEIIINKSFWNSLLKYYKQNYDGIGFNTFYWTYRNIFLNLISLSQEELPKADIYHPVATGYSGYVSALGKIKNGGSLLLTEHGIYPREREEEVIGAKWIEKDFKKIWIDFFYFLSRLTYDECDKIISLFDYNKELQIENGADSKKCEVIPNGIDIESYSKVIREKREGFNIGSVLRVVPIKDVKMMLKGFKMALPKLRNTKLFLIGPTEENEEYYNECLELVENLDLKDYVTFTGRADVKDYYKFLDFLMLTSISEGQPLSILEGLACGIPFIATDVGNCREILKEKSEGEAGIIVPPTSYSDLGDAIVSLFQNREKINEMGKNGKEIVKKYYSKKKFIDSYKRLYKELGE; this is translated from the coding sequence ATGGCAAAAATCTGTTTAATATGCGAAGGGTCTTATCCATATGTTGTAGGTGGAGTATCTTCATGGATTCAGGATTTAGTAAAATCCAATGAAGAACATTTATTCTCAATTGTATGTATAATACCAAATTTAGATTTTGCAAAAATAAAATATGAAATACCTAAAAATGTTACAGAGATTAAAAATATAATTTTGGATAAAAATTATGAGATTTCACCGTTTAAAGTTTTTAAAAATAGATTTAAATTTAAGAAATTAGAGGAAGAGATAGAAAAAATTTTAAATTTTAATAATCTTGATTCTGAAGAAGTTATAAAAATAATAGAAAAAATATCAGATAAAAAATATGGAAATCCATTGGAGATAATAATAAATAAGAGTTTTTGGAATAGTTTATTAAAATACTACAAGCAAAATTATGATGGAATTGGATTTAATACTTTTTATTGGACATATAGAAATATATTTTTAAATTTAATATCTTTATCTCAAGAGGAGTTGCCAAAAGCTGATATATATCATCCTGTGGCAACAGGGTACTCTGGATATGTATCCGCACTAGGAAAAATAAAAAATGGTGGATCATTGCTTTTAACAGAACATGGAATTTATCCACGTGAAAGAGAGGAAGAAGTTATTGGTGCTAAATGGATAGAGAAAGATTTTAAAAAAATATGGATAGATTTTTTTTACTTTTTATCAAGATTAACCTATGATGAGTGTGATAAAATAATATCTTTATTTGACTACAATAAAGAACTTCAAATTGAAAATGGAGCAGATTCAAAAAAGTGTGAAGTAATTCCAAATGGTATTGATATTGAATCTTATTCTAAAGTTATAAGAGAAAAAAGAGAAGGGTTTAATATTGGTTCAGTTTTAAGAGTCGTTCCTATAAAAGATGTAAAAATGATGCTAAAGGGATTTAAAATGGCGTTACCTAAGCTGAGAAATACTAAACTTTTTTTAATAGGACCTACAGAGGAAAATGAGGAGTATTATAACGAGTGCTTAGAATTAGTAGAAAATTTAGATTTGAAAGATTATGTTACTTTTACAGGAAGAGCAGATGTAAAAGATTATTATAAATTTTTAGATTTTTTAATGTTAACATCAATTTCAGAAGGACAACCACTTAGCATATTAGAAGGATTAGCTTGTGGAATTCCTTTTATAGCTACAGATGTTGGAAATTGTAGAGAAATTTTAAAAGAAAAATCTGAAGGAGAAGCAGGAATAATTGTACCACCAACTTCATACTCTGATTTAGGAGATGCTATAGTTTCACTTTTTCAAAATAGAGAAAAAATAAATGAGATGGGAAAAAATGGAAAAGAGATAGTTAAAAAATACTATTCAAAAAAGAAATTTATAGATTCATATAAAAGATTATATAAAGAGTTAGGAGAATAA
- a CDS encoding DUF2194 domain-containing protein, producing the protein MKSKYILGLVLIAVFFFQELRIKNLEDIFNLKQIYNFSLPTPVSGNLKIEKPEKYLILYGDGSEGSQDIKDGLEEVFNFSKVKYDSISISTDKALDFSEYSLIILAVENYSGLLKENFLGIKERVEKGGNLFITQRSYRSPFNQMAGIEKIGEFIETKSFNLKKDIFPGLKDLKPGSIIFGSSGLKMNLKKDIDVIATTDNNEPLMWIRKYGEGKVFFSNTTLFQGKIFRGVMKQLIAYIEDVTFFPILNSKILQIDDFPSPIPVVQNEIIKKEYGMDTSGFFNLIWWQDMMGIAERQRLKMTGFIIIEYNDLTIKDKIVRVGKKTFDDLSKRGRELKSIGGELGLHGYNHYSLGLEKEIDYEDYGYTPWESIDAMKKGLTVAKDEIENIYGENFNIYSYVAPSNLLPVSGKKAIVETFTNLKVFCGIFYGENEPGLLLQEVGRDPDFKNIYSLPRMSSGFFYTDTVIWQIYNAIGAYGYLSHFIHPDDIMDKERGNGKSWEELKAEFERIFSTVNSNYPVLKSQIQSEMTYDYSVIENIDLEYEKKDNNVFINIKNYRGQFDSHFKIKNKKIIKVLGGDFKFINKSENESFYIVTAKDPEVKIILEDL; encoded by the coding sequence ATGAAATCTAAATATATATTAGGTCTAGTACTAATAGCAGTATTCTTTTTTCAAGAGTTAAGAATAAAAAATTTGGAAGATATATTTAATTTAAAACAGATTTATAATTTTAGTCTTCCAACTCCAGTATCTGGAAATTTAAAAATAGAAAAACCTGAAAAATATCTTATTTTATACGGAGATGGAAGTGAGGGAAGTCAAGATATAAAAGATGGATTAGAAGAGGTTTTTAATTTTTCAAAAGTTAAGTATGACTCAATTTCAATTTCAACAGATAAAGCTTTAGATTTTTCTGAGTATAGTTTAATAATCTTAGCAGTAGAAAATTATAGTGGTTTATTAAAGGAAAACTTTTTAGGAATAAAAGAGAGAGTTGAAAAAGGTGGAAATCTTTTTATAACTCAAAGATCTTATAGAAGTCCTTTTAATCAAATGGCTGGGATAGAAAAAATTGGTGAATTTATTGAAACTAAAAGTTTCAATTTAAAAAAAGATATATTTCCAGGATTAAAGGATTTAAAACCTGGAAGTATTATCTTTGGTAGCTCGGGACTAAAAATGAATTTAAAAAAAGATATTGATGTGATAGCTACAACAGATAATAATGAACCTTTAATGTGGATTAGAAAATATGGAGAGGGAAAAGTATTTTTTAGTAATACCACATTATTTCAAGGTAAAATTTTTAGAGGAGTAATGAAGCAATTAATAGCTTATATTGAAGATGTTACATTTTTTCCAATTTTAAATTCTAAAATACTTCAAATTGATGATTTCCCATCACCAATTCCAGTAGTTCAAAATGAAATTATAAAAAAAGAGTATGGAATGGATACTTCAGGATTTTTTAATCTTATTTGGTGGCAAGATATGATGGGAATTGCAGAAAGACAAAGATTAAAAATGACAGGATTTATTATAATTGAGTATAACGATTTAACTATTAAAGATAAAATAGTCAGAGTTGGAAAAAAGACGTTTGATGATCTTAGTAAAAGAGGAAGAGAACTAAAATCGATAGGTGGAGAATTAGGATTACATGGATATAATCATTACTCTTTAGGATTGGAAAAAGAGATTGATTATGAAGATTATGGATATACACCATGGGAAAGCATTGATGCAATGAAAAAAGGATTAACAGTAGCAAAGGATGAAATAGAAAATATTTATGGTGAAAATTTTAATATTTATAGTTATGTAGCACCAAGTAATCTATTACCTGTAAGTGGGAAGAAAGCTATAGTGGAAACATTTACAAATTTAAAAGTATTTTGTGGAATTTTTTATGGAGAGAATGAACCGGGATTACTGTTACAAGAAGTAGGAAGAGATCCAGATTTTAAAAATATATACTCCCTTCCTAGAATGTCATCTGGATTTTTCTATACAGATACAGTTATTTGGCAAATATATAATGCTATTGGAGCATATGGATATCTTTCACATTTTATACATCCAGACGATATTATGGATAAAGAGAGAGGAAATGGTAAATCTTGGGAAGAGTTAAAAGCAGAGTTTGAAAGAATATTTTCAACTGTAAATAGTAACTATCCAGTTTTAAAATCACAAATTCAAAGTGAAATGACATATGATTATAGTGTTATAGAAAATATTGATTTAGAATATGAAAAGAAGGATAACAATGTTTTCATAAATATAAAAAACTATAGAGGACAATTTGATTCACATTTTAAAATAAAAAATAAAAAAATAATTAAAGTCCTAGGTGGCGATTTTAAATTTATTAACAAAAGTGAAAATGAATCTTTTTATATTGTGACAGCAAAAGACCCAGAAGTTAAAATAATATTGGAGGATTTATAA
- a CDS encoding GAF domain-containing protein — translation MKKNFILSIVESIVYCLAIYLIFFYFSNFKSDFLNMNIQPLTIVIGIMALKYGVYISLQTVIIASLFYILAYYQLGNDLVVFFLDFSYYKFILLFFFIALSLGRFSDNLRKKIDDLKDENKILEEKNQNQREKNLELVNINERLKSRIVGSKESILTLHQITSSILTKNVEKIFTQILQILTDFLGSDVVSIYIYNKERNTFRARVKIGNSVIPNFIIVEEGDIYSKVLKSKETLEGNRDLNIKNPVYVAPILKGEEVVGIVNIERLKYNNQEKYLLELFKVISQWINNALVNAFDKAEIEILKNSYENTRIYNLQYFSYILEEDKKRKKLFGSEYIALEAGNPNFTPKELNEKLKGKVRDIDVVGMSEETIKFLFVNANRESKDVLIKRVSEILPGVEIYEI, via the coding sequence ATGAAAAAAAATTTTATTTTAAGTATAGTTGAAAGTATTGTATATTGTCTAGCAATATATTTAATATTTTTTTATTTTTCAAATTTTAAAAGTGATTTCTTAAATATGAATATTCAACCATTAACTATTGTTATAGGAATAATGGCATTAAAATATGGAGTCTATATTAGTCTACAAACGGTTATAATAGCCTCATTATTTTATATTCTTGCTTACTATCAATTAGGCAATGATTTAGTTGTGTTCTTTTTAGATTTTAGTTATTATAAATTTATTTTGCTTTTCTTTTTTATTGCCCTATCCCTTGGAAGATTTTCTGATAATCTTAGAAAAAAAATTGATGATTTAAAAGATGAGAATAAAATCTTAGAAGAAAAAAATCAAAATCAAAGAGAAAAAAATTTAGAATTAGTGAATATAAATGAAAGATTAAAAAGTAGAATAGTGGGAAGTAAAGAAAGCATTTTAACTCTACATCAAATAACATCTTCAATATTAACTAAAAATGTAGAAAAAATATTTACACAAATTTTGCAGATATTAACAGATTTTTTAGGAAGTGACGTAGTATCGATATATATATACAATAAAGAGAGAAATACGTTTAGAGCAAGAGTAAAAATAGGAAATAGCGTAATTCCAAACTTTATAATAGTAGAAGAGGGAGATATATACTCTAAAGTTTTAAAAAGTAAAGAAACACTAGAAGGGAATAGAGATTTAAATATAAAAAATCCTGTTTATGTAGCTCCAATTTTGAAGGGCGAAGAAGTTGTTGGAATTGTAAACATAGAAAGATTAAAATATAATAATCAAGAAAAATATCTATTAGAATTGTTTAAGGTAATAAGCCAGTGGATTAATAATGCTTTAGTAAATGCTTTTGATAAGGCAGAGATTGAAATATTAAAAAATTCATATGAAAACACAAGAATATATAATTTACAATATTTTTCATATATTTTAGAAGAGGATAAGAAAAGAAAAAAATTATTTGGATCTGAATATATAGCATTAGAAGCTGGAAATCCAAATTTTACACCAAAAGAATTGAATGAAAAGTTAAAAGGAAAAGTTAGAGATATAGATGTTGTAGGAATGAGTGAGGAGACTATAAAATTTCTTTTTGTAAATGCTAATAGAGAAAGTAAAGATGTTTTAATAAAAAGGGTTTCTGAAATTCTTCCAGGAGTTGAAATATATGAAATCTAA